The proteins below come from a single Serratia ficaria genomic window:
- the leuB gene encoding 3-isopropylmalate dehydrogenase, producing the protein MTKTYHIAVLPGDGIGPEVMAQAHKVLDAVRQRFDIRITTAEYDVGGIAIDRHGSPLPPATLAGCEQADAILFGSVGGPKWEHLPPAEQPERGALLPLRKHFKLFSNLRPARLYQGLEEFCPLRADIAARGFDILCVRELTGGIYFGQPKGREGQGMQERAFDTEVYHRFEIERIARIAFESARKRRNKVTSIDKANVLQSSILWREVVNQVAKDYPDVSLSHMYIDNATMQLIKDPSQFDVLLCSNLFGDILSDECAMITGSMGMLPSASLNEQGFGLYEPAGGSAPDIAGKGIANPVAQILSATLLLRYSLGAFEAADAVERAINQALEQGYRTADLAGEGKAISTDEMGDIIARFVAQGA; encoded by the coding sequence ATGACGAAGACTTACCATATTGCCGTCTTGCCCGGAGACGGAATCGGCCCGGAAGTAATGGCCCAGGCGCACAAGGTGTTGGACGCGGTGCGTCAGCGTTTTGACATCCGCATCACCACCGCAGAATACGACGTCGGCGGCATCGCCATCGACCGCCACGGCAGCCCGCTGCCGCCGGCGACCCTGGCCGGCTGCGAGCAGGCGGATGCGATCCTGTTCGGCTCGGTGGGCGGCCCGAAATGGGAGCACCTGCCGCCGGCCGAGCAGCCTGAACGCGGCGCCCTGCTGCCGCTGCGCAAGCACTTCAAACTGTTCAGCAACCTGCGCCCCGCCCGTCTGTATCAGGGGCTGGAGGAGTTCTGCCCGCTGCGCGCCGATATCGCCGCCCGCGGCTTCGATATCCTGTGCGTGCGGGAGCTGACCGGCGGCATCTACTTCGGCCAGCCGAAGGGCCGCGAAGGCCAGGGCATGCAGGAGCGCGCCTTCGATACCGAGGTCTATCACCGTTTCGAAATTGAACGCATCGCGCGCATCGCCTTCGAATCCGCCCGCAAGCGCCGCAACAAGGTCACCTCTATCGACAAGGCCAACGTGCTGCAAAGCTCCATCCTGTGGCGCGAAGTGGTCAATCAGGTCGCCAAAGACTATCCGGACGTGTCGCTGTCGCACATGTACATCGACAACGCCACCATGCAGCTGATTAAGGATCCGTCCCAGTTCGACGTGCTGCTGTGCTCCAACCTGTTCGGCGACATCCTGTCCGACGAGTGCGCGATGATCACCGGCTCGATGGGCATGCTGCCTTCCGCCAGCCTGAACGAACAAGGCTTCGGCCTGTATGAGCCGGCGGGCGGCTCCGCGCCGGACATCGCAGGCAAAGGCATCGCCAACCCGGTGGCCCAGATCCTGTCCGCCACCCTGCTGCTGCGTTACAGCCTGGGCGCCTTCGAGGCGGCCGACGCCGTCGAGCGCGCCATCAACCAGGCGCTGGAACAGGGCTACCGCACCGCCGATCTGGCCGGTGAAGGCAAAGCCATCAGCACCGATGAAATGGGCGACATCATCGCCCGCTTTGTAGCTCAGGGGGCATAA
- the leuA gene encoding 2-isopropylmalate synthase has product MSQQVIIFDTTLRDGEQALQASLSVKEKIQIAMALERMGVDVMEVGFPVSSPGDFESVQTIARQIKNSRVCGLARCVDKDIDVAAEALRVAEAFRIHVFLATSTLHIESKLKRSFDEVLEMAVRSVKRARNYTDDVEFSCEDAGRTPIDNLCRVVEAAINAGATTINIPDTVGYTTPNQFGGIITTLYDRVPNIDKAIISVHCHDDLGMAVGNSIAAVQAGARQVEGTLNGIGERAGNCSLEEVIMAIKVRQDIMNVHTNINHQEIFRTSQIVSQLCNMPIPANKAIVGSNAFAHSSGIHQDGVLKNRENYEIMTPQSIGLKDVQLNLTSRSGRAAVKHRMEEMGYQEQDYNLDTLYAAFLKLADKKGQVFDYDLEALAFINKQQEEPEHFGLDYFSVQSGSSIMATASVKLVCGGEEKAEAATGNGPVDAVYQAINRITGYPIELVKYQLTAKGQGRDALGQVDIVVSYNGRRFHGVGLATDIVESSAKAMVHVLNNIWRSQQVEKEKQRLQQSKHQNNQETV; this is encoded by the coding sequence ATGAGCCAACAAGTCATTATTTTCGATACCACGCTGCGTGACGGTGAACAGGCGCTGCAGGCCAGCCTGAGCGTAAAAGAAAAGATTCAGATCGCGATGGCGCTGGAAAGAATGGGCGTCGACGTGATGGAGGTCGGCTTCCCGGTCTCCTCGCCGGGTGACTTCGAATCCGTGCAGACCATCGCCCGCCAAATCAAGAACAGCCGCGTCTGCGGGTTGGCCCGCTGCGTCGATAAAGACATCGACGTGGCCGCCGAAGCGCTGCGCGTCGCCGAAGCCTTCCGCATCCACGTTTTCCTGGCCACTTCGACCCTGCACATCGAATCGAAACTGAAGCGTTCGTTCGACGAAGTGCTGGAGATGGCGGTGCGCTCGGTCAAACGCGCCCGCAACTACACCGACGACGTGGAGTTCTCCTGTGAAGACGCCGGCCGCACGCCGATCGACAACCTGTGCCGGGTGGTCGAAGCCGCCATCAACGCCGGCGCCACCACCATCAACATCCCGGACACCGTCGGCTACACCACACCGAACCAGTTTGGCGGCATCATCACTACCCTGTATGACCGGGTGCCAAACATCGACAAAGCCATTATTTCCGTCCACTGCCACGACGATCTGGGCATGGCGGTCGGCAACTCCATCGCCGCGGTGCAGGCGGGCGCACGCCAGGTCGAAGGCACCCTGAACGGCATCGGCGAACGCGCCGGCAACTGCTCGTTGGAAGAGGTGATCATGGCGATTAAAGTGCGCCAGGACATCATGAACGTGCACACCAACATCAATCACCAGGAAATCTTCCGCACCAGCCAAATCGTCAGCCAGCTGTGCAACATGCCCATTCCGGCCAACAAGGCCATCGTCGGCTCCAACGCCTTCGCCCACTCCTCCGGCATTCACCAGGACGGCGTGCTGAAGAACCGCGAAAACTACGAAATCATGACCCCGCAGTCGATCGGCCTGAAAGACGTGCAGCTGAACCTGACCTCGCGCTCCGGCCGCGCGGCGGTGAAACATCGCATGGAAGAGATGGGCTACCAGGAGCAGGACTACAACCTGGATACCCTGTACGCCGCCTTCCTGAAGCTGGCCGACAAAAAGGGCCAGGTATTCGATTATGACCTGGAAGCCCTGGCCTTCATCAACAAGCAGCAGGAAGAGCCGGAGCATTTCGGCCTGGATTACTTCAGCGTGCAGTCCGGCAGCAGCATTATGGCCACCGCCTCGGTGAAATTGGTCTGCGGCGGCGAAGAAAAAGCCGAAGCCGCCACCGGCAACGGCCCGGTCGATGCGGTCTACCAGGCGATCAACCGCATTACCGGCTACCCGATCGAACTGGTGAAATACCAGCTGACCGCCAAAGGTCAGGGCCGCGACGCGCTGGGCCAGGTCGACATCGTGGTGTCCTATAACGGCCGCCGCTTCCACGGCGTGGGCCTGGCGACCGACATCGTCGAATCTTCCGCCAAGGCGATGGTTCACGTATTGAATAATATTTGGCGCTCACAGCAGGTAGAAAAAGAAAAGCAGCGCTTGCAGCAAAGCAAACATCAAAATAATCAGGAAACGGTGTGA
- the leuO gene encoding transcriptional regulator LeuO: MAEYDSEVIRVKEPSDIHLRSVDLNLLTVFDSVMQMQNITRAANSLGMSQPAVSNAVARLKVMFNDELFVRCGRGIQPTMRARQLFGPVRQALQLVQNELPGAEFEPLNSTRVFSLSLCSPLDLRLGANIINHLKQIAPLLNLQMKSYINHNIEHQLRYQNVEFVIGYSRFDSEEFRNVALFDDELVLAAAQEHPRIADRVTRDQVLTERHAVVSLESFGSFSKPYYTDEFMQRAVIQQCTDLYSVLNMVSLTEMIAIAPAWLVRQLATSLKIKALPLWPEENKATCYLTWHDSSERDKGHQWMKAVLSEAGAYK, encoded by the coding sequence ATGGCTGAATATGATTCAGAAGTGATCAGGGTTAAAGAACCGTCGGATATTCATTTGCGCAGCGTCGATCTTAATTTGTTGACCGTTTTCGATTCGGTCATGCAAATGCAGAATATTACGCGGGCCGCCAATTCGCTGGGGATGTCGCAGCCGGCGGTGAGCAACGCCGTCGCGCGTCTGAAGGTGATGTTTAACGACGAACTGTTCGTGCGCTGCGGGCGCGGGATCCAACCCACCATGCGCGCCAGACAGCTGTTTGGGCCGGTGCGCCAGGCGCTGCAGCTGGTGCAAAATGAACTGCCCGGGGCAGAATTCGAACCGCTGAACAGCACGCGCGTTTTCTCGCTGTCGCTGTGCAGCCCGCTCGATTTACGCCTGGGCGCAAACATAATAAATCATCTAAAACAGATAGCGCCTCTGCTGAATTTGCAAATGAAGTCATATATTAACCATAACATCGAGCATCAATTGCGTTATCAGAACGTGGAATTCGTCATCGGCTACAGTCGTTTTGACTCGGAGGAGTTTCGCAATGTGGCATTATTTGACGATGAGTTAGTGCTGGCGGCGGCGCAGGAACATCCGCGAATCGCCGACCGCGTTACGCGGGATCAGGTTTTAACGGAACGGCATGCGGTCGTTTCCCTGGAGAGTTTCGGATCGTTCAGCAAACCTTACTATACCGATGAATTTATGCAGCGCGCCGTTATCCAGCAGTGCACCGATTTATACAGCGTATTGAATATGGTTTCCCTCACGGAGATGATCGCCATTGCTCCGGCCTGGCTGGTGCGTCAGCTGGCGACGTCGCTGAAAATAAAGGCGTTGCCTTTATGGCCGGAAGAAAATAAGGCGACCTGCTATCTGACCTGGCATGATTCTTCTGAACGAGATAAAGGGCATCAATGGATGAAGGCCGTATTGTCCGAGGCGGGCGCCTATAAATAA
- a CDS encoding AMP-dependent synthetase/ligase, producing the protein MINNLLHYHLTHRIQHHVSHRADRTAFRQWSPQGETQLTWKQADVRITRIASALLALGAEVQERIAIFANNSMAWSLADLAILQLRAVSVPLYATNTPAQAAFIINDADIRILFVGEQAQLDAAIALRGVCPQLSHIIVFDDAADLRGCEIARPLSAFERAAEPAAYEAQRRQRIADCDLQDLLTLIYTSGTTGEPKGVMLDYRNLAAQLSLHDERLTVNEEDVSLSFLPLSHVFERAWSFFIMHSGAQNVYLPNTDWVREAMAQVRPTLMCAVPRFYEKIFSAVQEKVARAPWLRRALFHWAMVCGERKFLQERAGKPLGKLFALSHRWADKLVLSKLRGILGGRVRFLPAAGAKLDDNVILFFQAMGVNIKYGYGMTETCATVSCWEEGNFRFGSIGKPLPGVEVRIGEESEIQLRGPIVMRGYFNKPLETAAAFTGDGWLKTGDAGALDEEGNLFITERLKDLMKTSGGKYIAPQMLEGTLAQDRFIEQVAIIADARKFVSALIVPCFESLEEYAKSVNLKYHDRLDLLRHSHIIEMFENRLRDMQKELARFEQVKKFTLLPAAFSMELGELTPTLKLRRRVILQRYRREIDSMYREQA; encoded by the coding sequence ATGATCAATAATCTGCTGCACTACCATCTGACTCATCGTATACAGCACCATGTCTCCCACCGTGCCGATCGCACAGCTTTTCGCCAATGGTCTCCTCAGGGGGAGACGCAACTGACCTGGAAGCAGGCCGACGTTCGCATCACCCGCATCGCCAGCGCCTTGTTGGCGTTGGGCGCCGAGGTGCAGGAGCGCATCGCGATATTCGCCAACAACAGCATGGCCTGGTCGCTGGCCGACCTGGCCATTTTGCAGCTGCGCGCGGTCAGCGTGCCGCTGTACGCCACCAACACGCCGGCCCAGGCCGCCTTTATCATTAATGACGCCGATATTCGCATCCTGTTCGTCGGCGAACAGGCGCAGCTGGATGCGGCGATAGCCCTGCGCGGCGTGTGTCCGCAGCTGAGCCACATCATCGTGTTTGATGACGCGGCCGATCTGCGCGGCTGCGAAATCGCCCGCCCTTTGAGCGCCTTCGAGCGGGCAGCCGAACCGGCGGCCTATGAAGCGCAGCGGCGGCAGCGCATCGCCGATTGCGACCTGCAGGATCTCCTTACGCTGATTTACACCTCCGGCACCACCGGGGAGCCCAAGGGCGTGATGCTGGACTATCGCAACCTGGCGGCGCAGCTCTCGCTGCACGATGAGCGGCTGACGGTCAATGAGGAAGACGTTTCACTCAGCTTCCTGCCGCTGTCGCACGTATTCGAACGCGCCTGGAGCTTCTTCATCATGCATTCAGGCGCGCAAAACGTGTATTTGCCGAATACCGACTGGGTACGCGAGGCGATGGCGCAGGTGCGCCCGACGCTGATGTGCGCGGTACCGCGCTTCTACGAAAAGATCTTCAGCGCGGTGCAGGAAAAGGTGGCGCGCGCGCCCTGGCTGCGCCGCGCTCTGTTCCATTGGGCGATGGTCTGCGGCGAACGCAAGTTCCTGCAGGAGCGCGCCGGTAAGCCGTTGGGCAAGCTGTTTGCGCTTTCTCACCGCTGGGCCGATAAGCTGGTGCTGAGCAAGCTGCGCGGCATTCTCGGCGGGCGGGTGCGATTTCTGCCCGCGGCGGGCGCCAAGCTGGACGACAACGTGATCCTGTTTTTCCAGGCGATGGGCGTCAACATCAAATACGGCTACGGCATGACCGAAACCTGCGCCACCGTGTCCTGCTGGGAAGAGGGCAACTTCCGTTTCGGCTCGATCGGCAAGCCCTTGCCGGGCGTGGAAGTGCGCATTGGCGAGGAGAGCGAGATCCAGCTGCGCGGGCCGATCGTCATGCGCGGCTATTTCAACAAGCCGTTGGAAACCGCCGCCGCCTTCACCGGCGACGGCTGGCTGAAGACCGGCGACGCCGGCGCGCTCGATGAGGAGGGCAACCTGTTCATTACCGAACGGCTGAAAGACCTGATGAAAACCTCCGGCGGCAAGTATATCGCGCCGCAGATGCTGGAGGGCACGCTGGCGCAGGATCGCTTTATCGAACAGGTGGCGATCATCGCCGACGCGCGCAAGTTTGTTTCCGCACTGATCGTGCCCTGTTTCGAATCCCTGGAAGAATACGCCAAGTCGGTCAATTTGAAATATCATGATCGGCTGGATCTGCTGCGCCACAGCCATATTATCGAGATGTTCGAAAATCGCCTGCGCGACATGCAAAAAGAGCTGGCGCGTTTCGAGCAGGTGAAAAAGTTTACCCTGCTGCCGGCGGCCTTTTCGATGGAGCTGGGCGAGCTGACGCCGACCCTGAAGCTGCGCCGCAGGGTGATCCTGCAACGCTACCGGCGAGAAATCGATTCGATGTACCGGGAGCAGGCCTGA
- the ilvI gene encoding acetolactate synthase 3 large subunit translates to MEMLSGAEMVVRSLIDQGVKHVFGYPGGAVLDIYDALHTVGGIDHILVRHEQGAVHMADGYARATGEVGVVLVTSGPGATNAITGIATAYMDSIPMVVLSGQVPSSLIGYDAFQECDMVGISRPVVKHSFLVKRTEDIPGVLKKAFYLASTGRPGPVVIDLPKDIVGPAVRLPYAYPQDVSMRSYNPTVQGHRGQIKRALQTILAAKRPVMYVGGGAINAACDGELLALAEKLNLPVTCTLMGLGAFPGTHRQSVGMLGMHGTYEANKTMHHSDVIFAVGVRFDDRTTNNLAKYCPDATVLHIDIDPTSISKTVDADIPIVGDAKQVLSQMLELLAQDDKAQDFDALRDWWQSIEQWRARDCLGYDKHSGTIKPQAVIETLHRLTKGDAYVTSDVGQHQMFAALYYPFDKPRRWINSGGLGTMGFGLPAALGVKLALPEETVVCVTGDGSIQMNIQELSTALQYNLPVVVVNLNNRYLGMVKQWQDMIYSGRHSQSYMDSLPDFVKLAEAYGHVGIAIRTPDELESKLAQALAEKERLVFVDVTVDETEHVYPMQIRGGSMDEMWLSKTERT, encoded by the coding sequence ATGGAGATGTTGTCAGGAGCCGAGATGGTCGTTCGATCGTTGATCGATCAGGGCGTTAAGCATGTATTCGGCTATCCGGGCGGGGCGGTACTCGATATCTACGACGCCCTGCATACGGTGGGGGGAATCGATCATATTCTGGTGCGCCACGAGCAGGGGGCGGTGCACATGGCCGACGGTTATGCGCGCGCCACCGGCGAGGTCGGCGTGGTGCTGGTCACCTCCGGCCCCGGCGCCACCAATGCCATCACCGGCATCGCCACCGCCTATATGGACTCCATTCCGATGGTGGTGCTGTCGGGCCAGGTTCCCAGCTCGCTGATTGGCTACGACGCCTTTCAGGAGTGCGACATGGTGGGCATCTCGCGCCCGGTAGTGAAACACAGCTTTCTGGTGAAACGCACCGAAGACATTCCCGGGGTGCTGAAAAAAGCGTTCTATCTGGCGTCGACCGGCCGGCCAGGCCCGGTGGTGATCGACCTGCCGAAAGACATCGTCGGTCCGGCGGTCAGGCTGCCTTACGCCTATCCGCAGGACGTGAGCATGCGTTCCTATAACCCGACTGTCCAGGGGCATCGCGGGCAGATCAAGCGCGCGCTGCAAACCATTTTGGCGGCCAAGCGGCCGGTGATGTACGTCGGCGGCGGGGCGATCAACGCGGCCTGCGACGGCGAACTGCTGGCGCTGGCGGAGAAACTGAACCTGCCGGTCACCTGCACCCTGATGGGGTTGGGCGCTTTCCCCGGCACCCATCGCCAGAGCGTCGGCATGCTGGGCATGCACGGCACCTATGAAGCCAACAAGACCATGCACCACTCCGACGTGATCTTCGCCGTCGGCGTGCGCTTCGATGACCGCACCACCAACAATCTGGCCAAGTACTGCCCGGACGCCACCGTGCTGCACATCGATATCGATCCGACCTCGATCTCCAAAACGGTGGATGCCGACATCCCGATCGTCGGCGACGCCAAACAGGTACTGTCCCAGATGCTGGAGCTGCTGGCGCAGGACGACAAGGCGCAGGACTTCGATGCGCTGCGCGACTGGTGGCAGTCTATCGAACAGTGGCGGGCGCGCGACTGCCTGGGCTATGACAAACACAGCGGCACCATCAAGCCGCAGGCGGTGATTGAAACGCTGCATCGCCTGACCAAGGGGGACGCGTATGTGACCTCCGACGTGGGCCAACACCAGATGTTCGCCGCGCTTTACTACCCGTTCGACAAACCGCGCCGCTGGATCAACTCCGGCGGCCTCGGCACCATGGGCTTCGGCCTGCCGGCGGCGCTGGGCGTCAAGCTGGCGCTGCCGGAGGAAACCGTGGTCTGCGTGACCGGCGACGGCAGTATTCAGATGAATATCCAGGAACTGTCCACCGCGCTGCAGTACAACCTGCCGGTGGTGGTGGTGAATCTGAACAACCGCTATCTGGGCATGGTGAAACAGTGGCAGGACATGATCTACTCCGGCCGCCACTCGCAATCCTATATGGATTCGCTGCCGGACTTCGTCAAGCTGGCGGAGGCTTACGGCCATGTCGGCATCGCCATTCGCACCCCGGATGAGCTGGAAAGCAAGCTGGCGCAGGCGTTGGCCGAGAAAGAACGCTTGGTGTTCGTCGACGTGACCGTCGATGAGACCGAACATGTTTATCCAATGCAGATCCGCGGTGGAAGCATGGACGAGATGTGGTTAAGCAAAACGGAGAGGACCTGA
- the ilvN gene encoding acetolactate synthase small subunit: MRRILSVLLENESGALSRVVGLFSQRGYNIESLTVAPTDDPTLSRMTIQTVGDEKVLEQIEKQLHKLVDVLRVSELVQGAHVEREIMLVKLQASGYGREEVKRCADIFRGQIVDVTATLYTVQLAGTSDKLDAFLNAVREVAEIVEVARSGVVGVSRGDKIMR; encoded by the coding sequence ATGCGCCGTATTTTATCTGTCTTGTTGGAAAACGAATCCGGCGCGTTATCGCGCGTGGTCGGGCTGTTCTCCCAGCGCGGCTACAACATTGAAAGCCTGACGGTGGCCCCGACCGACGATCCGACGCTGTCGCGCATGACCATCCAGACCGTCGGCGACGAGAAGGTGCTGGAGCAGATCGAAAAGCAGCTGCACAAGCTGGTGGACGTGCTGCGCGTCAGCGAACTGGTGCAGGGCGCCCACGTCGAACGCGAAATCATGCTGGTGAAGCTGCAGGCCAGCGGCTACGGCCGCGAAGAGGTGAAGCGCTGCGCCGATATTTTCCGCGGCCAGATCGTTGACGTCACCGCGACGCTGTATACCGTTCAGCTGGCGGGCACCAGCGACAAGCTGGACGCCTTCCTGAACGCGGTGCGCGAAGTGGCGGAGATCGTGGAAGTGGCGCGCTCCGGCGTGGTCGGCGTGTCGCGCGGCGACAAAATCATGCGCTGA
- the cra gene encoding catabolite repressor/activator has translation MKLDEIARLAGVSRTTASYVINGKAKQYRVSDKTVEKVMAVVREHNYHPNAVAAGLRAGRTRSIGLVIPDLENTSYTRIANYLERQARQRGYQLLIACSEDQPDNEMRCIEHLLQRQVDAIIVSTALPPEHPFYQRWAKDPLPIIALDRALDREHFISVVGADQEDSFALAQELRSFPAESVLYLGALPELSVSFLREQGFRQAWQDDPRHVDYLYANSYEREAAGALFAEWLKTHPMPQALFTTSFSLLQGVMDVTLKQRGRLPTDLAIATFGDHELLDFLECPVLAVAQRHRDVAERVLELVLASLDEPRKPKPGLTRIRRNLFRRGSLSRK, from the coding sequence GTGAAACTGGATGAAATCGCGCGTCTCGCGGGCGTTTCGCGCACCACGGCCAGTTATGTCATCAACGGCAAGGCGAAGCAGTATCGTGTCAGCGATAAAACCGTCGAGAAAGTGATGGCCGTGGTCAGGGAGCACAACTATCACCCGAATGCCGTCGCGGCAGGGCTGCGCGCCGGGCGGACCCGCTCTATCGGCCTGGTGATACCGGATCTGGAAAACACCAGCTACACCCGCATCGCCAATTATCTGGAGCGCCAGGCGCGCCAGCGTGGCTACCAGCTGTTGATCGCCTGTTCGGAAGACCAGCCGGACAACGAAATGCGCTGCATCGAACATCTGCTGCAGCGCCAGGTGGACGCGATCATCGTCTCCACCGCCTTACCGCCGGAACACCCGTTCTATCAACGCTGGGCCAAGGATCCGCTGCCGATCATCGCCTTGGACCGCGCGCTGGATCGCGAGCATTTCATCAGCGTGGTGGGGGCCGATCAGGAAGACTCCTTTGCGCTGGCGCAGGAGCTGCGCAGCTTCCCGGCGGAGTCGGTGCTGTACCTGGGGGCGTTGCCGGAGCTGTCCGTCAGCTTCCTGCGCGAGCAGGGGTTCCGTCAGGCCTGGCAAGACGATCCGCGCCATGTCGATTATCTGTATGCCAACAGCTATGAGCGCGAAGCCGCCGGTGCGCTGTTTGCCGAATGGCTGAAAACGCACCCGATGCCGCAGGCGCTGTTCACCACCTCGTTCTCTTTGCTGCAGGGCGTGATGGACGTCACCCTGAAGCAGCGCGGCCGCTTGCCGACCGATCTGGCGATCGCCACCTTCGGCGACCACGAGCTGCTGGATTTCCTGGAGTGTCCGGTGCTGGCGGTAGCGCAGCGTCACCGCGACGTTGCGGAACGCGTGTTGGAGCTGGTGTTGGCCAGCCTCGATGAGCCGCGCAAACCCAAACCGGGTTTGACGCGCATTCGCCGCAACCTGTTCCGCCGCGGCAGCCTCAGCCGCAAGTAA
- a CDS encoding L-alanine exporter AlaE, translating to MLSPTARWRSAAADTFALVVYCFIAGMAIEVLISGMSFQQSLSSRLLSIPVNILIAWPYGRYRDLFIRTARRSPRGQFLLRNLADLLAYVSFQSPVYAAILWSVGADGQQMAAAVASNAVVSMAMGVAYGYFLEYCRRLFGVTGYV from the coding sequence ATGCTTTCGCCCACCGCCCGCTGGCGCAGCGCCGCCGCCGATACCTTTGCGCTGGTGGTGTACTGCTTTATCGCCGGTATGGCGATAGAAGTGTTGATCTCAGGCATGAGTTTCCAGCAGTCCCTTTCCTCGCGCCTGTTGTCGATCCCGGTCAATATCCTGATCGCCTGGCCCTATGGGCGCTACCGCGACCTGTTTATCCGCACCGCCCGCCGTAGCCCACGCGGCCAGTTTCTATTGCGCAACCTCGCCGACCTGCTGGCCTACGTCAGCTTTCAGTCGCCGGTTTATGCGGCGATCCTGTGGAGCGTCGGCGCCGACGGGCAGCAAATGGCCGCGGCTGTCGCCAGCAATGCGGTCGTGTCGATGGCGATGGGCGTGGCGTACGGTTATTTTCTGGAATATTGCCGACGGCTGTTTGGCGTGACGGGATACGTTTGA